A single region of the Variovorax paradoxus genome encodes:
- a CDS encoding DUF2868 domain-containing protein, whose protein sequence is MINTALRESAFPDAVITEAIRWTEEKGPLDDAQAMRTAASRSADAHTRITARALQLGERIGLQSELVRARQWGPWVLLGLVALVVVAGLGLAGNVVGGGERHINVIVALVSLLGIHLLALLLWLAGLWLPLGSFNTSSLGWIWLSLTARVAGGKRGQAPVLLRAATGLLSRARLLPWAFGLVSHGIWALSFAVVLAALLFALAFRSYTLSWETTILDPDFFVRAVHALGWAPAQLGFPVPDAATILSAAPGAAGQRTWALWLTGCIAVYGLLPRVALVLLSAVVWHRRKAALQPDWSDPYYRKLMARFAALAPPAIVDADPGGAPGTAPASLAPSELQDALFVIGFELPADLAWPPAGLPAAQVQRIDGSAPARRALLDQLALARPRAVLLVCHAASSPDRGTERFLREVLAHCGECRLWPAHAAEEAADAGLAQRWVDWLQGTGLQRVAVTHRLEDALKQLGTAP, encoded by the coding sequence TTGATCAACACCGCGTTGCGCGAATCTGCTTTTCCGGACGCGGTCATTACCGAGGCGATCCGATGGACCGAAGAGAAAGGTCCACTCGATGATGCGCAAGCCATGCGCACCGCCGCCTCCCGCTCAGCTGACGCGCACACGCGCATCACGGCCCGCGCGCTCCAGCTCGGCGAACGCATCGGCCTTCAATCCGAACTTGTACGCGCCCGGCAATGGGGCCCGTGGGTGCTGCTTGGCCTGGTAGCGCTGGTCGTCGTTGCCGGCCTGGGCCTGGCGGGCAACGTGGTCGGCGGCGGCGAACGGCACATCAATGTGATCGTCGCGCTCGTGAGCCTGCTGGGCATTCACCTGCTCGCACTGCTGCTGTGGCTGGCCGGCCTGTGGCTTCCCCTCGGCTCGTTCAACACAAGCTCGCTCGGATGGATATGGCTTTCGCTCACCGCGCGCGTGGCCGGCGGCAAGCGGGGCCAGGCACCGGTGCTGCTGCGGGCGGCCACCGGCCTCTTGAGCCGGGCGCGGCTGCTGCCCTGGGCGTTCGGGCTCGTGAGCCACGGCATCTGGGCGCTGTCTTTCGCGGTGGTGCTGGCCGCGCTGCTGTTCGCGCTTGCGTTCCGCAGCTACACGCTGAGCTGGGAAACGACGATTCTCGACCCGGATTTTTTCGTGCGCGCGGTCCATGCGCTGGGCTGGGCGCCGGCACAACTCGGCTTTCCGGTTCCCGATGCGGCGACGATTCTCTCGGCCGCGCCCGGTGCCGCGGGCCAGCGCACATGGGCGCTGTGGCTCACGGGCTGCATCGCCGTGTACGGGCTGCTGCCGCGCGTGGCCCTGGTATTGCTGAGCGCCGTGGTGTGGCACAGGCGCAAAGCCGCACTGCAGCCAGACTGGAGCGACCCCTACTACCGCAAGCTGATGGCCAGGTTCGCCGCACTCGCGCCGCCGGCCATCGTGGATGCCGACCCCGGCGGCGCACCAGGCACCGCGCCTGCCAGCCTCGCGCCTTCGGAACTGCAGGACGCGCTCTTCGTCATCGGGTTCGAGCTGCCTGCCGACCTGGCATGGCCGCCCGCGGGTTTGCCCGCCGCGCAGGTGCAGCGCATCGACGGCAGCGCCCCCGCGCGCCGCGCACTGCTCGACCAGCTGGCACTGGCACGCCCGCGTGCGGTGCTGCTGGTGTGCCATGCCGCATCGAGCCCCGACCGCGGCACCGAGCGCTTTCTGCGCGAAGTGCTGGCCCATTGCGGTGAATGCCGGCTGTGGCCGGCTCACGCGGCGGAAGAGGCGGCTGACGCCGGCTTGGCTCAGCGCTGGGTGGACTGGCTGCAGGGCACCGGCCTGCAACGCGTCGCGGTCACGCACCGGCTCGAAGACGCCCTGAAGCAACTCGGCACGGCACCATGA
- a CDS encoding helix-turn-helix transcriptional regulator, with the protein MTAPEQISAAELSELIGAIYDCSLDPQRWAATCEMIAQRCDSVGGGICVHDLKQVQNDQLYVFGYEPEFLQKLGARYAESPMAAADVLSNLGDVSALSMERFHLHDSGFYREVLQPHGVLDIMWFPALRTGGRMASLHASRSDKSPHYQQSDLGLFKLLAPHVCRALAISDALDIQVLNSDVLKRTLDGLAAGVFLAARDGHVVYMNTAAERQVRSGTAMRLVDNRLSPVYPAARAALTQAIQDSGREGADMRTKDHAIGIPDGTGGGYVATLLPIADGRRAGVLAPFAASVAVFMQDPVQPPLMPGEAFGRLHGLTGGELRVLMALSQGLGGTEAAGMLGVGEPTIRTHLQRIYSKTGTSRQGDLLRLLHHSTPPTRHQTRLAD; encoded by the coding sequence ATGACCGCCCCGGAACAGATTTCCGCCGCGGAGCTGTCGGAGCTGATCGGTGCCATCTACGACTGCTCCCTCGACCCGCAGCGGTGGGCTGCAACATGCGAAATGATTGCGCAGCGTTGTGACAGCGTCGGCGGCGGCATCTGCGTGCACGACCTGAAGCAGGTCCAGAACGACCAGTTGTACGTCTTCGGCTATGAGCCGGAGTTTCTGCAGAAACTCGGCGCCCGGTACGCCGAGAGCCCGATGGCCGCGGCGGATGTCCTCTCGAACCTGGGGGACGTGAGCGCTCTGTCGATGGAGCGTTTCCATCTGCACGACAGCGGCTTCTACCGCGAGGTACTGCAGCCGCACGGCGTGCTCGACATCATGTGGTTTCCGGCGCTGCGCACCGGCGGGCGCATGGCGTCCCTGCACGCGTCGCGCAGCGACAAGTCGCCGCACTACCAGCAGAGCGACCTTGGCCTGTTCAAGCTCCTTGCTCCGCATGTCTGCCGCGCTCTGGCGATTTCCGATGCGCTCGACATCCAGGTGCTGAATTCCGACGTGCTGAAGAGAACCCTCGACGGGCTGGCAGCCGGCGTTTTCCTGGCCGCGCGCGACGGCCACGTCGTGTACATGAACACCGCGGCCGAGCGGCAGGTCAGGTCGGGCACGGCGATGCGCCTGGTCGACAACCGGTTGTCCCCGGTGTATCCGGCGGCTCGTGCCGCATTGACGCAGGCGATCCAGGATTCAGGCCGCGAGGGTGCCGACATGCGCACCAAGGACCATGCGATCGGCATTCCTGATGGAACCGGCGGGGGCTACGTCGCCACCTTGCTGCCGATTGCCGATGGCCGGCGCGCCGGGGTCCTCGCACCGTTCGCGGCGAGTGTTGCCGTGTTCATGCAAGACCCCGTGCAGCCGCCGCTGATGCCCGGGGAGGCCTTTGGACGGCTGCATGGGCTCACCGGCGGCGAACTGCGCGTGCTGATGGCGCTGTCGCAAGGCCTCGGCGGCACCGAGGCCGCCGGCATGCTGGGCGTGGGCGAGCCGACCATTCGCACCCACCTGCAGAGGATCTACTCCAAGACCGGCACCTCCAGGCAGGGGGATCTGCTGCGCCTTCTGCACCACTCGACACCTCCGACACGGCACCAGACGCGCCTGGCGGATTGA
- a CDS encoding TetR/AcrR family transcriptional regulator, with protein sequence MPKSIADSQSRTNRERTEATRLALIDAARALFVSKGYGETSTPEIAVAAGITRGALYHHFADKRDLFRQVLVREAETVAADIEAATPRQLTPREALLEGSQAYLNAMSAPGRTRLLLIEGPAVLGLEEIMAIDDATSAGSLRQGLEKAGLGKGEVSLDALSRLLSAAFDRAALEIDAGADPQEIHSAMRWLLEQALGLEPRRKHAA encoded by the coding sequence ATGCCTAAATCCATTGCCGACTCTCAATCCAGAACCAACCGGGAACGCACGGAAGCCACGCGCCTTGCGCTGATCGACGCCGCGCGAGCGCTGTTCGTCAGCAAGGGCTACGGCGAAACCTCGACGCCCGAGATTGCTGTTGCCGCCGGTATCACGCGTGGCGCGCTGTATCACCACTTTGCGGACAAGCGCGACCTGTTCAGGCAGGTGCTGGTGCGCGAGGCCGAAACCGTGGCGGCCGACATCGAGGCGGCCACGCCACGGCAGCTGACGCCGCGCGAAGCCCTGCTGGAGGGAAGCCAGGCCTACCTGAACGCGATGAGCGCGCCGGGCCGCACGCGGCTGCTGCTGATCGAAGGGCCGGCCGTGCTGGGCCTGGAAGAAATCATGGCCATCGACGACGCCACCTCGGCCGGCTCGCTGCGCCAGGGGCTGGAAAAAGCCGGTTTGGGCAAGGGAGAAGTCTCGCTCGACGCCCTCTCCCGGCTGCTATCGGCGGCCTTCGACCGGGCGGCACTGGAGATAGATGCCGGCGCCGATCCGCAAGAAATCCATTCGGCGATGCGCTGGCTGCTCGAGCAGGCACTGGGCCTCGAGCCGCGCCGCAAGCACGCGGCCTGA
- a CDS encoding DODA-type extradiol aromatic ring-opening family dioxygenase, which produces MTHDDNTSRLPTYFISHGGGPWPWMKKEMGGVYDRLAASLADMPRQIGRTPGAILMVSAHWEAPVFTVQGNPRPPMIYDYGGFPAHTYEVRYDAPGSPQLAQRVQSLLTAAGQPAAIDPERGFDHGMFSPMAAMYPDASVPVVQLSLKRGLDPAEHLALGRALAPLRGENVLIVGSGLSYHNLRNFGPQAHGVSKAFGDWLDDTSVQASPQERVQRLQDWASAPSARMAHPREEHLIPLMVAVGAAEQEAGERIYHEDDFMGGLVVSSYRFGAAAS; this is translated from the coding sequence TTGACCCACGACGACAACACCTCCCGCCTGCCCACGTACTTCATCTCGCATGGCGGCGGCCCCTGGCCCTGGATGAAGAAAGAGATGGGCGGCGTCTACGACCGGCTGGCCGCCTCGCTGGCCGACATGCCGCGCCAGATCGGCCGCACGCCCGGTGCCATTCTCATGGTGTCGGCCCATTGGGAGGCGCCGGTCTTCACCGTGCAGGGCAACCCGCGCCCGCCGATGATCTACGACTACGGCGGCTTTCCGGCCCACACGTATGAAGTGCGCTACGACGCGCCCGGCTCGCCCCAGCTCGCGCAACGTGTGCAGTCGCTCCTGACCGCGGCCGGGCAGCCGGCGGCCATCGACCCCGAGCGCGGCTTCGATCACGGCATGTTCTCGCCCATGGCGGCCATGTACCCGGACGCCAGCGTGCCGGTGGTGCAGCTGTCGCTCAAGCGCGGGCTCGACCCGGCGGAGCACCTGGCGCTTGGCCGCGCGCTCGCGCCGTTGCGGGGTGAAAACGTGCTCATCGTCGGCAGCGGCCTGAGCTATCACAACCTGCGCAATTTCGGTCCGCAGGCGCACGGCGTTTCGAAGGCGTTCGGCGACTGGCTCGACGACACCTCCGTGCAAGCATCGCCGCAAGAGCGCGTGCAGCGGCTGCAGGACTGGGCCTCGGCCCCCTCGGCGCGCATGGCGCATCCGCGCGAGGAGCACCTGATTCCGCTCATGGTGGCGGTCGGCGCGGCCGAGCAGGAAGCCGGCGAACGCATCTATCACGAAGACGACTTCATGGGCGGGCTGGTGGTGTCGAGCTACCGCTTTGGCGCGGCCGCCAGCTAG
- a CDS encoding helix-turn-helix transcriptional regulator, translated as MNAGVEPAAQPSIPDCTEQIYTLWDKLANYPIGDGDEALEHLLGSLCSIFGAHNALWSVVVRLPSPAVGDALNGWRPLYVRLLRPLPPIAASVQEQFDTLWSPSVDLSQILAVSGEEPFRTQLLFEALPPEWFNGPHYQRHYLDVGHADSMSMRCAINADVRVHLFIFRSTETPRFSSADKNPFGLALRGLRWFYRQQLLSHGLLIANAPLTATERRVLLGLLEGRAEKVIAANLGQSPNTTHIHVKSIYAKFGVHNRAALTSLWLGRLPEAR; from the coding sequence TTGAACGCAGGAGTCGAGCCCGCCGCACAGCCTTCAATACCCGATTGCACCGAGCAGATCTACACGCTGTGGGACAAGCTCGCGAACTACCCCATCGGCGACGGCGATGAAGCGCTGGAGCACCTGCTCGGCAGCCTGTGCTCGATCTTTGGCGCGCATAACGCGCTCTGGTCGGTGGTCGTGCGGCTGCCCAGCCCCGCGGTGGGCGACGCGTTGAACGGCTGGCGTCCGCTATACGTCCGGCTTTTGCGGCCCTTGCCGCCGATTGCCGCTTCGGTCCAGGAGCAGTTCGACACCTTGTGGTCGCCGTCTGTCGACCTCTCGCAGATCCTTGCGGTGTCGGGCGAGGAACCGTTTCGCACACAGCTGCTGTTTGAAGCGCTGCCTCCCGAGTGGTTCAACGGCCCCCACTACCAGCGCCATTACCTGGATGTCGGGCACGCGGACAGCATGTCGATGCGTTGCGCAATCAACGCCGATGTGCGGGTGCATCTTTTCATTTTCCGGAGCACGGAAACCCCCCGGTTCTCATCGGCGGACAAGAACCCTTTCGGCCTGGCGCTTCGCGGACTGCGGTGGTTCTATCGCCAGCAATTGCTCAGCCACGGGCTCCTCATCGCGAACGCACCGCTCACCGCAACGGAGCGCAGGGTCTTGCTGGGGCTGCTCGAGGGAAGGGCGGAGAAAGTAATCGCAGCCAATCTGGGCCAAAGCCCGAACACGACGCACATTCACGTGAAGTCGATCTACGCCAAGTTCGGCGTGCATAACCGGGCGGCGCTGACATCCCTCTGGCTCGGGCGCCTGCCCGAAGCCCGCTGA
- a CDS encoding alpha/beta fold hydrolase gives MSSIPDSNSTSESGAEARLLIERVAATGTRHDVVHGGVRVCWRRFGAEEESPDPPLVLLHGGHGSWMHWLRNVEALSAGRTLWLPDMPGFNDSDAPPRAAPGEDPLGPLLDALGGSLDQLIGAGTPIDLGGFSFGGLTAARFAVRRGAIRRLALVGSGGHGTLRRMAAQMINWRAAPDREEERAALLHNLAALMLHDKAAIDALAFEIHDISCHGTRFRSKEVSQAGGLQAALEAIGGPQLLLWGEYDVTADPRPLVAQLTAGQPQREGVVIDGAGHWAQYERADEFNRLLLRFLG, from the coding sequence ATGTCTTCCATCCCCGATTCAAATTCCACTTCGGAGTCAGGCGCAGAAGCCCGCCTGCTCATCGAACGCGTCGCCGCCACCGGCACGCGCCATGACGTGGTGCATGGCGGCGTTCGCGTCTGCTGGCGCCGCTTCGGCGCCGAAGAAGAAAGCCCCGATCCGCCGCTGGTGCTGCTGCACGGCGGCCACGGCAGCTGGATGCACTGGCTGCGCAACGTCGAGGCGCTTTCGGCCGGCCGCACGCTGTGGCTGCCCGACATGCCGGGTTTCAACGATTCGGATGCGCCGCCTCGCGCAGCGCCCGGCGAAGACCCGCTCGGCCCCTTGCTCGATGCGCTGGGCGGATCGCTCGACCAACTGATCGGCGCCGGCACGCCCATCGATCTCGGCGGCTTCTCGTTCGGCGGACTCACCGCCGCGCGCTTTGCCGTGCGGCGCGGTGCCATCCGGCGCCTGGCGCTCGTCGGCAGCGGAGGCCACGGCACCTTGCGGCGCATGGCGGCGCAAATGATCAACTGGCGCGCCGCACCCGATCGCGAGGAAGAACGCGCCGCGCTGCTGCACAACCTGGCCGCGCTCATGCTGCACGACAAGGCTGCCATCGACGCGCTGGCTTTCGAGATCCACGACATCTCCTGCCACGGCACGCGCTTTCGCAGCAAGGAGGTGTCGCAGGCCGGCGGACTGCAGGCCGCGCTCGAGGCCATCGGTGGGCCGCAACTGCTGCTCTGGGGCGAGTACGACGTCACCGCCGATCCGCGACCGCTGGTGGCGCAACTCACGGCCGGGCAGCCGCAGCGCGAAGGCGTGGTGATCGACGGGGCGGGGCACTGGGCGCAGTACGAGCGCGCCGATGAGTTCAACCGGCTGCTGCTGCGCTTTCTGGGCTGA
- a CDS encoding ABC transporter ATP-binding protein, with product MPPRDKVAASPWRLHALFRFFEKLLHPYPAAEPALPPTGFFAFLWACTQGLRLKMAAMAALTAAISTFEALLFAVLGRVVDWLGGQVPSRLWADRGDTLMWLAALLVISIGVVALQTIVKHQTLAVNLPMRLRWNFHRLMLGQSMAFYQDEFAGRITAKVMQTALAVRDTLFVLADVVVAMGVYVVTIIVLVSVLDLQLVVPFIIWLVLYAVSLMYFVPRLGKVGKAQADARALMTGRVTDAYTNIATVKLFSHTQREAGFAREAMREFMYTGYGQMRLVSAFEIVNHALSMGLTAGMAGTALWLWSNGTVGVGAVAAATAMALRLQGMSHWIMWEMTSLFENIGTVQDGMKTLSRPRIVLDAPDAGVLHVPRGEVRFEHASFRYADAGRRVIDDLNLVVRPGEKIGLVGRSGAGKSTLVNLLLRFHDLESGRILIDGQDIAHVTQDSLRSHIGMVTQDTSLMHRSVADNIAYGRPDATQEQIEAAAKRAEAHEFIQTLGDATGRRGYEAHVGERGVKLSGGQRQRVAIARVMLKDAPILLLDEATSALDSEVETAIQQSLYRLMEGKTVIAIAHRLSTIAAMDRLIVLDEGRVVEEGDHRSLMAQGGLYARLWAHQSGGFLGDSLEEDEGEALRA from the coding sequence ATGCCGCCCCGGGATAAAGTCGCAGCTTCTCCCTGGAGACTGCACGCCTTGTTCCGTTTTTTCGAAAAACTCCTCCACCCCTATCCCGCTGCCGAACCGGCGCTTCCCCCGACGGGCTTCTTTGCCTTCCTGTGGGCCTGCACGCAAGGCCTGCGTCTCAAGATGGCCGCCATGGCGGCGCTCACCGCGGCCATCTCCACCTTCGAGGCGCTGCTGTTCGCCGTGCTCGGGCGTGTGGTCGACTGGCTCGGCGGCCAGGTACCGTCGCGGCTGTGGGCAGACCGCGGCGACACGCTGATGTGGCTGGCCGCGCTGCTGGTCATCAGCATCGGCGTGGTCGCGCTGCAAACCATCGTCAAGCACCAGACGCTGGCGGTGAACCTGCCGATGCGCCTGCGCTGGAACTTTCATCGGCTGATGCTGGGCCAGAGCATGGCCTTCTACCAGGACGAGTTTGCGGGCCGCATCACCGCCAAGGTGATGCAGACCGCGCTCGCGGTGCGCGACACCCTCTTTGTGCTGGCCGACGTGGTGGTGGCCATGGGCGTGTATGTGGTGACCATCATCGTGCTGGTGAGCGTGCTCGACCTGCAGCTGGTGGTGCCGTTCATCATCTGGCTCGTTCTGTATGCGGTTTCGCTGATGTACTTTGTGCCGCGCCTGGGCAAGGTGGGCAAGGCGCAGGCCGACGCGCGCGCGCTGATGACCGGCCGCGTGACCGACGCCTACACCAACATCGCCACCGTCAAGCTGTTCTCGCACACGCAGCGCGAGGCCGGGTTTGCGCGCGAGGCGATGCGCGAGTTCATGTACACCGGCTACGGGCAGATGCGGCTGGTGAGCGCCTTCGAAATCGTCAACCATGCGCTCAGCATGGGCCTGACGGCGGGCATGGCCGGCACGGCGCTCTGGCTCTGGTCGAACGGCACGGTGGGCGTGGGTGCCGTGGCCGCGGCCACAGCGATGGCTTTGCGGTTGCAGGGCATGTCGCATTGGATCATGTGGGAGATGACGAGCTTGTTCGAGAATATCGGCACCGTGCAGGACGGCATGAAGACGCTGTCGCGCCCGCGCATCGTGCTGGACGCGCCCGATGCCGGCGTGCTCCACGTGCCGCGCGGCGAGGTGCGCTTCGAGCATGCGAGCTTCCGCTATGCGGATGCCGGCCGCCGTGTCATCGACGACCTGAACCTGGTGGTGCGGCCCGGTGAAAAGATCGGCCTGGTCGGCCGTTCGGGCGCGGGCAAGTCGACGCTAGTCAACCTGCTGCTGCGCTTTCATGACCTGGAAAGCGGCCGCATCCTGATCGACGGGCAGGACATTGCCCATGTGACGCAGGATTCACTGCGCAGCCACATCGGCATGGTCACGCAGGACACCTCGCTCATGCACCGCTCGGTGGCGGACAACATCGCCTACGGCCGCCCTGACGCCACGCAGGAGCAGATCGAGGCCGCCGCCAAGCGCGCCGAGGCGCACGAATTCATCCAGACGCTGGGCGACGCGACCGGCCGGCGCGGCTACGAGGCGCACGTGGGCGAGCGCGGTGTGAAGCTGTCGGGCGGGCAGCGCCAGCGCGTGGCCATTGCACGCGTGATGCTGAAGGACGCGCCGATCCTGCTGCTCGACGAGGCGACCAGCGCGCTCGACTCCGAGGTGGAAACCGCCATCCAGCAGAGCCTGTACCGGCTGATGGAAGGCAAGACCGTGATTGCCATTGCGCACCGCCTCTCGACCATTGCGGCGATGGACCGGCTGATCGTGCTCGACGAAGGCCGCGTGGTGGAAGAAGGCGACCACCGCTCGCTCATGGCACAAGGCGGCCTGTATGCGCGGCTGTGGGCGCACCAGAGCGGCGGCTTCCTGGGCGATTCGCTCGAGGAAGACGAAGGCGAAGCGCTGCGGGCGTAG
- a CDS encoding VOC family protein, translated as MKVTSYYPVIMTNDVAGTAAFYQAHFGFTPLFTSEWYVHLQMAEQPSVNLAVLDGRHETIPAPARGQVAGGLLLNFEVDDPDAVHDRLAAAGLPILLPLRDEAFGQRHFITSDPNGVLIDIVKPIAPSAEFAALYEAGALPT; from the coding sequence ATGAAAGTGACAAGCTACTACCCGGTGATCATGACCAATGACGTGGCCGGAACCGCCGCCTTCTACCAGGCGCATTTCGGCTTCACGCCGCTCTTCACGAGCGAGTGGTATGTGCACCTGCAGATGGCAGAGCAGCCATCGGTGAACCTTGCCGTGCTCGACGGCCGGCACGAGACCATTCCCGCGCCCGCGCGCGGCCAGGTGGCGGGCGGGCTGCTGCTCAACTTCGAGGTGGACGACCCCGACGCGGTTCACGACCGGCTCGCCGCGGCCGGCCTGCCGATTCTTCTGCCGCTGCGCGACGAGGCCTTCGGCCAGCGCCACTTCATTACCAGCGACCCGAACGGGGTGCTGATCGACATCGTCAAGCCAATTGCACCAAGCGCGGAGTTCGCGGCGTTGTACGAGGCCGGCGCACTGCCCACCTGA
- a CDS encoding Bug family tripartite tricarboxylate transporter substrate binding protein, producing MKKPRGTRRAFGAALGAAALLGLAPLALAQDFPVRGGKPIRIVVGFTAGGGTDAQARIVAQKLGEVLGTGVIVDNKPGASTMLAASEVARALPDGYTLLYAPSSTMAQNPHTFSQVPYDPFKDFTAISMGGRGPLVLSVSTTVPASNVKELIAYVKANPGKVSYASFGAGTSSHIYGEAFVKKAGIDAVHIPYKGGSDAAKDLIGGRVQYMFDSASSALITSATGKVKILAIAANARIAALPDVPTFAEQGVTGLDLPSWLGFYGPAHMPAPVVARLNTALTQVLAMPQVREFYRSGGYEAGASTPEEFASVTRSSYERWGAMVQQVGLARQ from the coding sequence ATGAAGAAACCCCGCGGCACCCGCCGTGCGTTCGGCGCTGCACTCGGCGCGGCGGCCTTGCTGGGCTTGGCGCCCTTGGCCCTGGCGCAAGACTTTCCGGTGCGCGGCGGCAAGCCGATACGCATCGTGGTGGGCTTTACCGCCGGCGGCGGCACCGATGCCCAGGCGCGCATCGTGGCGCAGAAGCTCGGCGAGGTGCTGGGCACCGGCGTGATCGTCGACAACAAGCCCGGTGCCAGCACCATGCTCGCCGCGAGCGAGGTGGCGCGTGCGCTGCCCGACGGCTACACGCTGCTCTACGCGCCCTCTTCGACCATGGCGCAGAACCCGCACACCTTCTCGCAGGTGCCCTACGACCCGTTCAAGGACTTCACCGCCATTTCGATGGGCGGCCGCGGCCCGCTGGTGCTGTCGGTGAGCACCACCGTGCCCGCCAGCAACGTGAAGGAACTCATCGCCTACGTGAAGGCCAACCCCGGCAAGGTGAGCTACGCCTCCTTTGGCGCGGGCACTTCGTCGCACATCTACGGCGAGGCCTTCGTCAAGAAGGCCGGCATCGACGCGGTGCACATTCCCTACAAGGGCGGGTCGGACGCGGCCAAGGACCTGATCGGCGGCCGCGTGCAGTACATGTTCGATTCGGCCTCCTCGGCGCTCATCACCTCGGCCACCGGCAAGGTGAAGATCCTGGCGATTGCCGCCAACGCGCGCATTGCAGCCCTGCCCGACGTGCCCACCTTCGCCGAGCAAGGCGTCACCGGGCTCGACTTGCCCAGCTGGCTCGGCTTCTACGGCCCGGCGCACATGCCCGCGCCGGTCGTCGCCAGGCTCAACACCGCACTCACACAGGTGCTGGCGATGCCGCAGGTGCGCGAGTTCTACCGATCGGGCGGCTACGAAGCCGGCGCCTCCACGCCGGAGGAATTTGCAAGCGTCACGCGTTCGAGCTACGAACGCTGGGGCGCGATGGTGCAGCAGGTGGGGTTGGCCAGGCAATGA
- a CDS encoding Bug family tripartite tricarboxylate transporter substrate binding protein, with protein MAACLGLGIALGATALPPSVLAAEPAAFPEKGRSIRIVLGLAAGGASDAQARFVANKLGEVLQTPVIVENRPGASFILATEEVIRAAPDGYTMMYAPSSVVAQNPQTLAQVRYDPFKDLTPLSLGARGPLVLTVHASVPARTVQELVAYIKANPGKMSYASFGTGTSSHIYGEAFAQKAGLDVVHVPYKGGADAAKDFLAGRVQYYFDAAPNAIQNTATGKVRMLAVAAPKRSAMLPDVPTMTEQGVAGVDMPSWLGFYGPARMPAPVVAKLNGALAQVLAMPATRDFFRQGAYEAESSSPAQLAELTRATYDQWGDMIRKLGLVKQ; from the coding sequence ATGGCCGCGTGCCTTGGCCTCGGCATCGCACTTGGCGCAACCGCATTGCCGCCCAGCGTGCTCGCGGCCGAACCCGCGGCCTTCCCCGAAAAGGGCCGCAGCATCCGCATCGTGCTCGGCCTGGCAGCGGGGGGCGCCTCCGATGCGCAGGCGCGCTTTGTCGCCAACAAGCTCGGCGAGGTGCTGCAGACACCTGTCATCGTCGAGAACCGGCCGGGAGCGAGCTTCATCCTTGCCACCGAGGAAGTGATTCGCGCCGCGCCTGATGGCTACACGATGATGTACGCGCCTTCTTCCGTGGTCGCGCAGAACCCGCAGACGCTGGCGCAAGTGCGCTACGACCCGTTCAAGGACCTGACCCCCCTCTCGCTCGGCGCACGCGGGCCGCTGGTGCTTACGGTGCATGCGAGCGTGCCGGCGCGCACGGTGCAGGAGCTCGTGGCCTACATCAAGGCCAACCCCGGGAAGATGAGCTACGCGTCCTTCGGCACCGGCACCTCGTCGCACATCTACGGCGAGGCCTTCGCGCAAAAGGCGGGGCTGGACGTGGTGCACGTGCCCTACAAGGGCGGCGCCGATGCCGCGAAGGACTTTCTTGCAGGCCGCGTGCAGTACTACTTCGATGCGGCGCCCAACGCCATCCAGAACACCGCCACGGGCAAGGTTCGCATGCTGGCGGTGGCCGCGCCGAAACGCAGCGCGATGCTGCCCGACGTGCCCACCATGACCGAGCAAGGCGTTGCCGGCGTCGACATGCCGAGCTGGCTCGGCTTCTACGGGCCCGCGCGCATGCCGGCGCCCGTCGTCGCCAAGCTCAACGGCGCGCTCGCACAGGTGCTGGCGATGCCGGCCACGCGCGACTTCTTCCGCCAGGGCGCCTACGAAGCCGAGTCATCGAGCCCCGCCCAGTTGGCCGAGCTCACGCGAGCCACTTACGACCAGTGGGGCGACATGATCCGCAAGCTGGGGCTGGTGAAGCAATAG